From a single Artemia franciscana chromosome 9, ASM3288406v1, whole genome shotgun sequence genomic region:
- the LOC136031555 gene encoding A-kinase anchor protein 7-like: MEKEPTLAKALIKQSSFHLTLKFSLLKYSSEVELASIEEFLEKILYAKLDNENIVKARLDPVLAEITKEITKSDVQLANQESWKPHLTLVDIRKVNKLRKEARKLHPSLSSDFKNMGFGRELVQSIQLLSMTGPKSKENYYEIISEIIFGQKAPKCN, translated from the exons ATGGAAAAAGAACCAACCTTAGCAAAGGCCTTAATCAAACAAAGCTCCTTCCATCTAACGTTAAAATTCTCACTCCTAAAATATAGTAGCGAAGTTGAACTCGCAA gcATCGAAGAATTCCTTGAAAAAATTCTATACGCAAAGTTAGATAACGAAAATATAGTTAAGGCACGCTTAGATCCAGTTTTAGCagaaattactaaagaaattaccaaaagcgATGTACAACTCGCAAATCAAGAAAGCTGGAAGCCACATTTAACGTTAGTAGAcataagaaaagtaaacaagCTAAGGAAAGAGGCAAGAAAACTTCACCCCTCCCTATCATCCGACTTTAAAAACATGGGATTTGGAAGGGAACTAGTGCAAAGTATACAGCTATTATCAATGACCGGGCCAAAAAGCAAAGAGAATTATTATGAAATAATATCAGAAATAATATTCGGACAGAAAGCCCCTAAATGCAACTGA